A single Micromonospora sp. CCTCC AA 2012012 DNA region contains:
- a CDS encoding TIGR03960 family B12-binding radical SAM protein, with protein sequence MSAPSTTPRPAAANSIWPRLEPLLPQVTKPIQYVGGELGAVVKDWDAAVVRWALMYPDAYEVGLPNQGVQILYEVLNELPDVLAERTYAVWPDLEALMRTHGVPQFTVDAHRSVRDFDVFGVSFSTELGYTNLLTAIDLAGIPLLAADRTEADPVIVAGGHAAFNPEPIADFVDAAVLGDGEEAVLEITTIVREWKAEGSPGGRDELLLRLARTESVYVPRFYDVDYLPDGRIQRVVPNRPDVPFRVHKRTTMDLDAWPYPKKPLVPLAETVHERYAVEIFRGCTRGCRFCQAGMITRPVRERSITTVGQMVKEGLEFSGFHEVGLLSLSSADHSEIGDMCSGLAEQYAGTNVSLSLPSTRVDAFNIDLAQELSRNGRRTGLTFAPEGGSERIRKVINKMVSKDDLIRTVVTAYTNGWRQVKLYFMCGLPTETDEDVLEIADMAHEVIRAGRAATGSKDIRCTVSIGGFVPKPHTPFQWASMADPETIDRRLKLLKQAINSDRSLGRAIGYRYHDGEPSLIEGLLSRGDRRVGAVIRKVWENGGRFDGWSEHFSYQRWVTAAAEVLPTFGVDLDWYTTRERDELEVLPWDHLDSGLDKDWLWQDWQDSLSEYEQDDCRWTPCFDCGVCPSMDTEIQIGPTGKKLLPLTPVNGLKVPTGAQQ encoded by the coding sequence TGGGCGCGGTGGTCAAGGACTGGGACGCCGCGGTGGTCCGCTGGGCGCTGATGTATCCCGACGCGTACGAGGTGGGGCTGCCCAACCAGGGCGTCCAGATCCTCTACGAGGTGCTCAACGAGCTGCCCGACGTGCTCGCCGAGCGGACGTACGCGGTCTGGCCGGACCTGGAGGCGCTGATGCGCACCCACGGCGTGCCGCAGTTCACCGTCGACGCGCACCGCTCGGTCCGCGACTTCGACGTCTTCGGCGTCTCCTTCTCCACCGAGCTGGGCTACACCAACCTGCTCACCGCGATCGACCTGGCCGGCATCCCGCTGCTCGCCGCCGACCGGACCGAGGCCGACCCGGTGATCGTGGCCGGTGGGCACGCCGCGTTCAACCCGGAGCCGATCGCCGACTTCGTCGACGCCGCCGTGCTCGGTGACGGCGAGGAGGCGGTCCTGGAGATCACCACGATCGTCCGGGAGTGGAAGGCGGAGGGCTCCCCGGGTGGCCGGGACGAGCTGCTGCTGCGGCTGGCCCGCACCGAGAGCGTCTACGTCCCCCGCTTCTACGACGTGGACTACCTGCCCGACGGCCGGATCCAGCGGGTCGTGCCGAACCGCCCGGACGTGCCGTTCCGGGTGCACAAGCGCACGACGATGGACCTGGACGCCTGGCCGTACCCGAAGAAGCCCCTGGTCCCGCTCGCCGAGACGGTCCACGAGCGGTACGCGGTGGAGATCTTCCGGGGCTGCACCCGGGGCTGCCGGTTCTGCCAGGCGGGCATGATCACCCGCCCGGTGCGGGAGCGGTCGATCACCACGGTCGGGCAGATGGTCAAGGAGGGCCTGGAGTTCTCCGGCTTCCACGAGGTGGGTCTGCTCTCCCTGTCGTCGGCCGACCACTCGGAGATCGGCGACATGTGCTCCGGCCTCGCCGAGCAGTACGCGGGCACCAACGTCTCGCTGTCGCTGCCGTCGACCCGGGTGGACGCGTTCAACATCGACCTGGCGCAGGAGTTGTCCCGCAACGGGCGGCGGACCGGTCTGACCTTCGCCCCGGAGGGCGGGTCGGAGCGGATCCGCAAGGTGATCAACAAGATGGTGTCGAAGGACGACCTCATCCGCACCGTGGTCACCGCGTACACCAACGGCTGGCGGCAGGTGAAGCTCTACTTCATGTGCGGCCTGCCCACCGAGACCGACGAGGACGTCCTCGAGATCGCGGACATGGCGCACGAGGTCATCCGCGCCGGCCGCGCCGCGACCGGCTCGAAGGACATCCGCTGCACGGTCTCGATCGGTGGCTTCGTGCCGAAGCCGCACACCCCGTTCCAGTGGGCCTCGATGGCCGACCCGGAGACCATCGACCGCCGGTTGAAGCTGCTCAAGCAGGCCATCAACTCGGACCGCTCGCTGGGCCGGGCGATCGGCTACCGCTATCACGACGGCGAGCCGTCGCTGATCGAGGGCCTGCTCAGCCGGGGTGACCGGCGGGTCGGCGCGGTGATCCGCAAGGTCTGGGAGAACGGCGGCCGGTTCGACGGCTGGAGCGAGCACTTCTCCTACCAGCGCTGGGTGACCGCCGCCGCCGAGGTGCTGCCGACCTTCGGCGTGGATCTCGACTGGTACACCACCCGGGAGCGTGACGAGCTGGAGGTCCTGCCCTGGGACCACCTCGACTCGGGGCTGGACAAGGACTGGCTCTGGCAGGACTGGCAGGACTCGCTGTCGGAGTACGAGCAGGACGACTGCCGGTGGACCCCGTGCTTCGACTGCGGCGTCTGCCCCTCCATGGACACCGAGATCCAGATCGGCCCCACCGGGAAGAAGCTGCTCCCGCTCACCCCCGTCAACGGCCTGAAGGTCCCCACCGGCGCCCAGCAGTGA
- a CDS encoding TIGR03936 family radical SAM-associated protein yields MRYAKRGPLRFTSHRDFARAFERALRRAGVPIAFSQGFTPHPKISYASAAPTGVASEAEYLEIGLREPVDPAQLRAALDAALSPGLDVLDAVVAAGGNLPDRIEASHWRTELPEVEPAVLERAVAAFTAADEVQVERMTKQGRRTFDARAAVIRIDVLPSAQTPSGVPAAPCAILELVVRQVTPSVRPDDVLSGLRVVADLEPPVSPKVIRLAQGTLTAQGEIVDPLDADRDGAAIGEH; encoded by the coding sequence ATCCGGTACGCCAAGCGCGGACCGCTGCGGTTCACCTCGCACCGGGACTTCGCCCGGGCCTTCGAGCGCGCGCTGCGCCGGGCCGGCGTACCGATCGCCTTCTCCCAGGGCTTCACCCCGCACCCCAAGATCTCGTACGCCTCGGCGGCCCCCACCGGGGTGGCCAGCGAGGCGGAATACCTGGAGATCGGGCTCCGCGAACCGGTCGACCCGGCGCAGTTGCGGGCGGCGCTCGACGCGGCGCTCTCACCCGGCCTCGACGTGCTCGACGCGGTGGTGGCCGCCGGCGGCAACCTGCCCGACCGGATCGAGGCCTCGCACTGGCGCACCGAGCTGCCCGAGGTCGAGCCGGCCGTGCTGGAGCGCGCCGTCGCCGCCTTCACCGCCGCCGACGAGGTCCAGGTCGAGCGGATGACCAAGCAGGGGCGACGCACCTTCGACGCCCGGGCGGCCGTCATCCGCATCGATGTCCTGCCGTCGGCGCAGACGCCTTCCGGGGTCCCCGCCGCGCCGTGTGCGATACTCGAACTGGTCGTGCGGCAGGTCACCCCGTCCGTACGGCCCGATGACGTCCTTTCCGGCCTCCGCGTGGTGGCCGACCTGGAGCCGCCGGTCTCCCCGAAGGTGATCCGGCTGGCTCAGGGCACGTTGACCGCGCAGGGCGAGATCGTGGATCCGTTGGATGCGGACCGCGACGGGGCAGCCATCGGAGAGCACTGA
- a CDS encoding Rne/Rng family ribonuclease — MLENEPEGGERTGSQPAADTAETSTAGTPEAAPPPRKRASRRRVAPLNQPEQTDAPAEASTDAGSTSGEAPQAEVFAPIAGELESAPKTTRRRRKATTANAVEEPVVATGVEEASAEVLPPVKVTRTRRKKAVPPAAETPAAEIPAAETPADEAAAPAGPATEPHAVAEPQADTEPVEEAEEGEEGEPTPTGQVAGAPTPTAVGTAEVPPAAAPTGAVEPGAAVPGEVEQPEPRTRRRRPALSAPTVLFMAPQPDEVPVVRAAPPAPVVEEPAAEEPVETGRRRRRGRREAEPVEVEAEEEPTAEAEETAETEDEDEDETAAARRRRRRGRRGRGRGKGGADDLDDEDSEEAVPAGAAEAEAEAEEAEEDEGEGDGMTRRRRRRRRRGAGDVEGTADDGVPTVVKIREPRRAVDEVQGVSGSTRLEAKRQRRRDGREQRRTRPPILSESEFLARREAVDRVMAVRQRGDRTQIAVLEDGVLVEHYVTRNSSGTMAGNVYLGKVQNVLPSMEAAFVDIGRGRNAVLYAGEVNWDTSGLEGRARSIEQALKSGDSVLVQVTKDPIGHKGARLTSHVALSGRHLVYVPNGNASGISRKLPDNERKRLRDALKKLVPDGAGVIVRTAAEGASEDELARDVKRLQAQWEDIQAKAAEGGAPVLLYEEPDLVIRVVRDLFNEDFRELVIEGDQSYDMVESYLSHVSPDLVERLRRYVGTGDVFAEYRIDEQILKGLDRKVFLPSGGSLVIDRTEAMTVIDVNTGKYTGSGGNLEETVTRNNLEAAEEIVRQLRLRDLGGIVVIDFIDMVLESNRELVLRRLTECLGRDRTKHQVTEITSLGLVQMTRKRVGAGLLESFSETCECCKGRGLIIHTEPVPEKPRTGGNAGEKVKAVASAVTTTPPAESGSASSRRRARKTAQTPERSVVEVAEVPEAEAPGVEAARVEPPSEAEYHDTMGYDLSRYETETPAAPAVADSQEGDSARLAAADDPDALGDGEDDGAEGGGGRRRSRRGGARRRTRP; from the coding sequence ATGCTCGAGAACGAGCCCGAGGGCGGCGAACGGACCGGTTCTCAGCCGGCCGCCGACACCGCCGAGACCAGCACCGCCGGCACGCCCGAGGCCGCGCCCCCGCCGCGTAAGCGGGCCAGCCGGCGCCGGGTGGCCCCGCTCAACCAGCCGGAGCAGACCGACGCCCCGGCCGAGGCGTCCACCGACGCCGGGTCGACCAGCGGCGAGGCCCCCCAGGCGGAGGTCTTCGCCCCGATCGCCGGTGAGCTGGAGTCCGCGCCCAAGACCACCCGGCGGCGCCGCAAGGCGACCACCGCCAATGCGGTCGAGGAGCCCGTGGTCGCCACCGGGGTCGAGGAGGCCTCCGCGGAGGTCCTTCCGCCGGTCAAGGTGACCCGTACCCGGCGGAAGAAGGCCGTCCCGCCGGCCGCCGAGACCCCGGCTGCGGAAATCCCCGCCGCGGAGACCCCGGCCGACGAGGCCGCCGCCCCCGCCGGTCCGGCCACCGAGCCGCACGCGGTCGCCGAGCCGCAGGCCGACACCGAGCCGGTCGAGGAGGCCGAGGAGGGCGAGGAGGGCGAGCCGACCCCGACCGGGCAGGTCGCCGGTGCGCCCACCCCGACCGCCGTCGGCACCGCCGAGGTGCCGCCGGCCGCCGCTCCGACCGGTGCGGTCGAGCCCGGCGCGGCAGTCCCCGGCGAGGTCGAGCAGCCGGAGCCGCGGACCCGGCGGCGCCGGCCCGCGCTCTCCGCGCCGACCGTGCTCTTCATGGCCCCGCAGCCGGACGAGGTGCCCGTCGTCCGGGCCGCCCCGCCCGCGCCGGTGGTCGAGGAGCCGGCCGCCGAGGAGCCGGTCGAGACCGGCCGGCGTCGCCGTCGGGGCCGCCGCGAGGCGGAACCGGTCGAGGTGGAGGCCGAGGAGGAACCCACCGCCGAGGCGGAGGAGACCGCCGAGACCGAGGACGAGGACGAGGACGAGACCGCCGCCGCCCGGCGTCGCCGGCGGCGGGGCCGCCGTGGGCGTGGCCGTGGCAAGGGTGGCGCGGACGACCTCGACGACGAGGACTCCGAGGAGGCCGTACCGGCCGGTGCCGCCGAGGCGGAGGCCGAAGCCGAGGAGGCCGAGGAAGACGAGGGCGAGGGCGACGGGATGACCCGCCGCCGTCGTCGCCGCCGTCGGCGCGGTGCCGGTGACGTCGAGGGGACCGCCGACGACGGCGTACCCACCGTGGTGAAGATCCGCGAGCCCCGTCGCGCGGTCGACGAGGTGCAGGGCGTCTCCGGCTCGACCCGGCTGGAGGCCAAGCGCCAGCGCCGCCGGGACGGCCGCGAGCAGCGGCGTACCCGGCCGCCGATCCTGAGCGAGTCGGAGTTCCTGGCCCGCCGGGAGGCGGTCGACCGGGTGATGGCGGTACGCCAGCGCGGTGACCGGACCCAGATCGCCGTCCTGGAGGACGGCGTGCTGGTCGAGCACTACGTCACCCGCAACTCCTCCGGCACCATGGCCGGCAACGTCTATCTCGGCAAGGTGCAGAACGTGCTGCCGAGCATGGAGGCGGCGTTCGTCGACATCGGGCGCGGCCGCAACGCCGTGCTCTACGCCGGCGAGGTGAACTGGGACACCAGCGGCCTGGAGGGCCGGGCCCGCTCGATCGAGCAGGCCCTCAAGTCCGGCGACTCGGTGCTGGTGCAGGTCACCAAGGACCCGATCGGGCACAAGGGCGCCCGGCTGACCAGCCACGTCGCGCTCTCCGGCCGGCACCTGGTCTACGTCCCCAACGGCAACGCCTCCGGCATCAGCCGGAAGCTGCCGGACAACGAGCGCAAGCGGCTGCGGGACGCGCTGAAGAAGCTGGTCCCGGACGGCGCGGGTGTGATCGTCCGGACCGCCGCCGAGGGGGCGAGCGAGGACGAGCTGGCCCGCGACGTCAAGCGGCTCCAGGCGCAGTGGGAGGACATCCAGGCCAAGGCGGCCGAGGGTGGCGCCCCGGTGCTGCTGTACGAGGAGCCCGACCTGGTCATCCGGGTGGTGCGGGACCTGTTCAACGAGGACTTCCGCGAGCTGGTGATCGAGGGCGACCAGTCGTACGACATGGTCGAGTCGTACCTGTCGCACGTCTCGCCCGACCTGGTGGAGCGGCTGCGCCGGTACGTCGGCACCGGCGACGTCTTCGCCGAGTACCGGATCGACGAGCAGATCCTCAAGGGGCTGGACCGCAAGGTCTTCCTCCCCTCGGGTGGTTCGCTGGTGATCGACCGGACCGAGGCGATGACGGTCATCGACGTCAACACCGGCAAGTACACCGGCTCCGGCGGCAACCTGGAGGAGACGGTCACCCGGAACAACCTGGAGGCGGCCGAGGAGATCGTGCGTCAGCTCCGGCTGCGCGACCTCGGCGGCATCGTGGTGATCGACTTCATCGACATGGTGCTGGAGTCGAACCGGGAGCTGGTGCTGCGCCGGCTCACCGAGTGCCTGGGCCGGGACCGCACCAAGCACCAGGTGACCGAGATCACCTCGCTGGGCCTGGTCCAGATGACCCGCAAGCGGGTCGGCGCGGGCCTGCTGGAGTCGTTCAGCGAGACCTGCGAGTGCTGCAAGGGTCGCGGCCTGATCATCCACACCGAGCCGGTGCCGGAGAAGCCGCGAACCGGCGGCAACGCGGGGGAGAAGGTCAAGGCGGTCGCCTCGGCCGTCACCACCACCCCGCCGGCCGAGTCGGGTTCCGCCTCCTCCCGGCGGCGGGCCCGCAAGACGGCGCAGACGCCCGAGCGGTCCGTGGTCGAGGTGGCCGAGGTGCCCGAGGCGGAGGCGCCCGGTGTCGAGGCGGCCCGGGTCGAGCCGCCGAGCGAGGCGGAGTACCACGACACCATGGGCTACGACCTCTCCCGGTACGAGACCGAGACGCCGGCCGCCCCGGCGGTCGCCGACAGCCAGGAGGGCGACTCCGCCCGGCTGGCCGCGGCGGACGACCCGGACGCGCTCGGCGACGGCGAGGACGACGGTGCCGAGGGCGGCGGTGGGCGGCGGCGCTCGCGCCGCGGGGGCGCCCGGCGGCGTACCCGGCCGTGA
- the rplU gene encoding 50S ribosomal protein L21, which translates to MYAIVKTGGKQYKVAEGDVIEVEKLTGAPGDAVKLTAVLLVDGDDLVTDAAKLAKVAVSGEIAAHTKGPKIRIHKFKNKTGYHKRQGHRQPLTQVKVTGISSGK; encoded by the coding sequence ATGTACGCGATCGTCAAGACCGGCGGCAAGCAGTACAAGGTCGCCGAGGGCGACGTGATCGAGGTCGAGAAGCTCACCGGTGCCCCCGGTGACGCGGTGAAGCTCACCGCGGTGCTCCTCGTCGACGGTGACGACCTGGTGACCGACGCGGCGAAGCTTGCCAAGGTCGCGGTGTCCGGCGAGATCGCCGCGCACACCAAGGGCCCGAAGATCCGGATCCACAAGTTCAAGAACAAGACCGGCTACCACAAGCGCCAGGGTCACCGCCAGCCGCTGACCCAGGTCAAGGTGACCGGCATCTCCAGCGGGAAGTAG
- the rpmA gene encoding 50S ribosomal protein L27 — MAHKKGASSSRNGRDSAAQRLGVKRFGGQVVSAGEILIRQRGTKFHPGDLVGRGGDDTLFALSAGAVQFGTKRGRKTVSIVPQQ; from the coding sequence ATGGCTCACAAAAAGGGTGCGTCCAGCTCGCGTAACGGTCGTGACTCCGCGGCCCAGCGACTCGGCGTGAAGCGCTTCGGTGGTCAGGTCGTCAGCGCGGGTGAGATCCTCATCCGTCAGCGTGGCACCAAGTTCCACCCCGGTGACCTGGTCGGCCGTGGCGGCGACGACACGCTGTTCGCGCTGTCCGCCGGTGCGGTCCAGTTCGGCACCAAGCGTGGTCGCAAGACCGTCAGCATCGTGCCGCAGCAGTAG
- the obgE gene encoding GTPase ObgE, whose product MTTFVDRVVLHMQAGDGGHGCVSIHREKFKPFGGPDGGNGGHGGSVSLVVDPQVTTLLDFHFRPHLKAENGKGGAGSNRDGANGHDLIIKVPNGTVVQTLDGEVLADLVGAGTTFEAARGGRGGRGNASLANSRRKAPGFAELGEPGDRLDVVLELKSVADVGLVGFPSAGKSSLISVISAAKPKIADYPFTTLVPNLGVVRVDNHTFTVADVPGLIPGAATGKGLGLEFLRHVERCAVLVHVVDTATLEPGRDPLADIDTIEAELAEYGGLADRPRLVALNKVDVPDGQDLADIVRPDLEERGFRVFDVSAATREGLKELMYAMAELVEQARSAAPPAEPTRIVIRPKAVDDAGFTIEAEPDGSYTVKGVRPERWVRQTNFDNDEAVGFLADRLARLGVEEKLAKAGANPGDLVRIGEREFDWQPTLYAGADFIPGNRGTDVRLEEKSNRLSAAERLAARKARRQRPEDEAEDAAQHDGFDADMDDDDWE is encoded by the coding sequence GTGACGACGTTCGTTGACCGGGTCGTCCTGCACATGCAGGCTGGCGACGGCGGGCACGGCTGTGTCTCCATCCACCGGGAGAAGTTCAAGCCCTTCGGCGGGCCGGACGGCGGTAACGGCGGGCACGGCGGCAGCGTCTCGCTGGTGGTCGACCCGCAGGTGACCACGCTGCTCGACTTCCACTTCCGGCCGCACCTGAAGGCCGAGAACGGCAAGGGCGGCGCGGGCTCGAACCGGGACGGGGCCAACGGCCACGACCTGATCATCAAGGTGCCGAACGGCACCGTGGTCCAGACCCTCGACGGCGAGGTGCTGGCCGACCTGGTCGGCGCCGGCACCACCTTCGAGGCGGCCCGGGGCGGTCGCGGCGGCCGCGGCAACGCCTCGCTGGCGAACTCCCGGCGCAAGGCCCCCGGCTTCGCCGAGCTGGGCGAGCCCGGGGACCGGCTCGACGTCGTGCTGGAGCTGAAGAGCGTCGCCGACGTCGGCCTGGTGGGCTTCCCGTCCGCCGGCAAGTCGTCGCTGATCTCGGTGATCTCCGCCGCCAAGCCGAAGATCGCCGACTACCCGTTCACCACCCTGGTGCCGAACCTCGGCGTGGTCCGGGTGGACAACCACACCTTCACCGTCGCCGACGTGCCCGGGCTGATCCCCGGCGCGGCCACCGGCAAGGGTCTCGGGCTGGAGTTCCTCCGCCACGTCGAGCGGTGCGCCGTGCTGGTGCACGTGGTCGACACCGCGACGCTGGAGCCCGGCCGGGACCCGCTCGCCGACATCGACACCATCGAGGCCGAGCTGGCCGAGTACGGCGGTCTCGCCGACCGGCCCCGCCTCGTCGCGCTCAACAAGGTCGACGTGCCGGACGGGCAGGACCTCGCCGACATCGTCCGGCCCGACCTGGAGGAGCGGGGCTTCCGTGTCTTCGACGTCTCCGCCGCCACCCGTGAGGGGCTCAAGGAGCTCATGTACGCGATGGCCGAGCTGGTCGAGCAGGCCCGCAGCGCCGCGCCGCCGGCCGAGCCGACCCGGATCGTGATCCGCCCCAAGGCGGTCGACGACGCCGGCTTCACCATCGAGGCGGAGCCGGACGGCTCGTACACCGTCAAGGGTGTCCGGCCGGAGCGCTGGGTGCGGCAGACGAACTTCGACAACGACGAGGCCGTCGGCTTCCTGGCCGACCGGCTGGCCCGGCTGGGCGTCGAGGAGAAGCTGGCCAAGGCGGGCGCGAACCCGGGCGACCTGGTGCGCATCGGCGAGCGGGAGTTCGACTGGCAGCCGACCCTCTACGCGGGCGCGGACTTCATCCCGGGCAACCGGGGCACCGACGTCCGGCTGGAGGAGAAGTCCAACCGGCTCTCCGCGGCCGAGCGGCTGGCCGCCCGCAAGGCGCGCCGGCAGCGGCCGGAGGACGAGGCGGAGGACGCCGCGCAGCACGACGGCTTCGACGCCGACATGGACGACGACGACTGGGAATAG
- a CDS encoding GNAT family N-acetyltransferase, which produces MLIESRPATDPEIATLVAAQQRELRAADGGLDGQATITHDDIRYLVVVDGGRAVACGGIQALGRDTGELKRMYVRPAYRGRGIARQLLTALEELAFQRGHSVVCLETGTYLPAAIGLYTSAGYRPIPVYGEYVDNPYSVCFAKRLPVAA; this is translated from the coding sequence ATGCTGATCGAGTCCCGGCCCGCCACCGATCCGGAGATCGCCACCCTGGTCGCCGCCCAGCAGCGGGAGCTGCGCGCGGCGGACGGCGGGCTGGACGGCCAGGCGACGATCACCCACGACGACATCCGGTACCTGGTGGTGGTCGACGGCGGCCGGGCGGTCGCCTGCGGCGGCATCCAGGCGTTGGGCCGGGACACCGGCGAGCTGAAGCGGATGTACGTCCGCCCGGCGTACCGGGGGCGGGGGATCGCCCGGCAGCTGCTGACCGCCCTGGAGGAGTTGGCCTTCCAGCGGGGGCACAGCGTGGTCTGCCTGGAGACCGGGACCTACCTGCCGGCGGCGATCGGGCTGTACACCTCCGCCGGCTACCGGCCGATCCCGGTCTACGGCGAGTACGTCGACAACCCGTACAGCGTCTGCTTCGCCAAGCGCCTGCCGGTGGCGGCCTGA
- a CDS encoding DUF6766 family protein, with protein MPRWLRENALTVAMLGAFLIFLLLQSVFGWQVHNEELTQYGAAPLSWWAYLGTGHFAEAVFENWESEFLQMGGYVLLTAYLVQKGSAESKPEDQKDRPDDDPRRAKPDSPWPVRVGGLPLAVYRNSLSIALLMIFAGSFLGHLLGGVVAYNEEQALQSGAAPISAVQFLGTSDFWFQSMQNWQSEFLAVGVLILLSIVLRQHASPESKPVTAAHAETGA; from the coding sequence ATGCCACGGTGGTTGCGGGAGAACGCGCTGACGGTCGCCATGCTGGGCGCGTTCCTGATCTTCCTGCTGTTGCAGAGCGTGTTCGGTTGGCAGGTGCACAACGAGGAACTCACCCAGTACGGCGCCGCACCGCTGAGCTGGTGGGCGTACCTGGGCACCGGGCACTTCGCCGAGGCGGTCTTCGAGAACTGGGAGTCGGAGTTCCTGCAGATGGGTGGCTACGTGCTGCTCACCGCGTACCTGGTGCAGAAGGGCTCGGCCGAGTCCAAGCCCGAGGACCAGAAGGACCGACCCGACGACGACCCGCGCCGGGCCAAGCCGGACTCGCCGTGGCCGGTCCGGGTCGGCGGGCTCCCCCTCGCCGTCTACCGCAACAGCCTGTCGATCGCGCTGCTGATGATCTTCGCCGGCTCGTTCCTCGGCCACCTGCTCGGCGGCGTGGTGGCGTACAACGAGGAGCAGGCGCTGCAGAGCGGCGCCGCCCCGATCAGCGCCGTGCAGTTCCTCGGCACCAGCGACTTCTGGTTCCAGTCGATGCAGAACTGGCAGAGCGAGTTCCTCGCCGTCGGCGTGCTGATCCTGCTGAGCATCGTGCTGCGCCAACACGCCAGCCCCGAGTCGAAGCCGGTCACCGCCGCCCACGCCGAGACCGGCGCGTGA
- a CDS encoding DUF4383 domain-containing protein, with amino-acid sequence MARHARERAPAGRRPRIQAIAAVVAALFVVIGVLGFVPGFTTHYGDLAFAGHHSGAKLIGLFQVSVLHNVLHLLFGLVGLVLSRRLAGARLFLAGGGAAYLGLWLYGFAIDRESAANFVPLNDADNWLHLFLGFGMLALGLLLDNDAGTGGRLDTPIDRP; translated from the coding sequence ATGGCACGCCACGCGCGCGAACGCGCCCCGGCCGGTCGGAGACCCCGCATCCAGGCGATCGCCGCCGTGGTGGCCGCCCTCTTCGTGGTGATCGGCGTGCTCGGCTTCGTGCCCGGCTTCACGACGCACTACGGCGACCTCGCCTTCGCCGGTCACCACTCCGGGGCGAAGCTGATCGGGCTGTTCCAGGTGTCGGTCCTGCACAACGTCCTGCATCTGCTCTTCGGGCTGGTCGGGCTGGTGCTGTCCCGCCGGCTCGCCGGGGCACGGCTCTTCCTGGCCGGAGGTGGTGCCGCCTATCTCGGCCTCTGGCTCTACGGCTTCGCCATCGACCGGGAGTCCGCCGCCAACTTCGTGCCGCTCAACGACGCCGACAACTGGCTGCACCTCTTCCTCGGCTTCGGCATGCTCGCCCTCGGCCTGCTGCTGGACAACGACGCGGGCACCGGCGGCCGGCTCGACACCCCGATCGACCGCCCCTGA
- a CDS encoding phage holin family protein, with the protein MSMPTQGSGVNAAYPVDPGHHANAPYAGDPTAPHSADEVRGSSIGELMRSVTTDLSTLMRQEVELAKAEIRQEGKKAGKAAGFYGGAGFGGYMVALFVSIAIWQFLDNVMDEGLAALIVAVVWAVVAAVLYSKAKKNAENIRGLKQTNDSVQRIPDALKPHPEGVTR; encoded by the coding sequence ATGAGCATGCCGACGCAGGGATCCGGCGTGAACGCCGCGTACCCGGTCGACCCGGGGCACCACGCGAACGCGCCCTACGCCGGGGACCCGACCGCGCCGCACAGCGCGGACGAGGTTCGCGGCAGCTCGATCGGTGAGCTGATGCGCTCGGTCACCACCGACCTCTCCACGCTGATGCGCCAGGAGGTCGAGCTGGCCAAGGCGGAGATCCGCCAGGAGGGCAAGAAGGCGGGCAAGGCCGCCGGGTTCTACGGTGGCGCCGGCTTCGGCGGCTACATGGTGGCGCTCTTCGTCTCCATCGCCATCTGGCAGTTCCTGGACAACGTGATGGACGAGGGACTCGCCGCGCTGATCGTGGCCGTCGTCTGGGCCGTCGTCGCCGCCGTCCTCTACTCCAAGGCCAAGAAGAACGCCGAGAACATCCGCGGCCTCAAGCAGACCAACGACAGCGTGCAGCGCATCCCCGACGCGCTCAAGCCGCACCCGGAGGGAGTCACCCGATGA
- a CDS encoding DUF3618 domain-containing protein, giving the protein MSTDPDQIRREIEATRNSLSTDVDALAYKVSPSRIVDDRKQRARNALQNVKDKVMGSASDLGHSTGYAAHSAGGHVSSAASTVGDKAHAAASTVGDKAHAAASTVGDAAHRTPQVIREKSQGNPLAAGLIAFGVGMLVSSLIPTTRREQELASQVKEKATEHSGVVKEKLGEVASEIKEELREPAQHATESLKSTAQDAVHAVKDDSKSAAYDVKDTAQQAREQARY; this is encoded by the coding sequence ATGAGCACCGATCCCGACCAGATCCGCCGGGAGATCGAGGCGACGCGCAACAGCCTCAGCACCGACGTGGACGCGCTGGCGTACAAGGTCAGCCCGAGCCGCATCGTCGACGACCGCAAGCAGCGGGCGCGCAACGCGCTCCAGAACGTTAAGGACAAGGTGATGGGCAGCGCTTCCGACCTGGGTCACAGCACCGGCTACGCCGCGCACTCGGCCGGCGGCCACGTCTCCTCGGCGGCCTCCACCGTCGGTGACAAGGCGCACGCCGCCGCGTCCACCGTGGGTGACAAGGCGCACGCCGCCGCCTCGACGGTCGGCGACGCCGCCCACCGGACTCCGCAGGTGATCCGCGAGAAGTCCCAGGGCAACCCGCTGGCCGCCGGCCTGATCGCCTTCGGCGTCGGCATGCTGGTCTCCTCGCTGATCCCGACCACGCGCCGCGAGCAGGAGCTGGCGTCGCAGGTCAAGGAGAAGGCGACCGAGCACAGCGGGGTGGTGAAGGAGAAGCTGGGCGAGGTCGCCAGCGAGATCAAGGAGGAGCTGCGCGAGCCGGCGCAGCACGCCACCGAGTCGCTGAAGTCGACCGCGCAAGACGCCGTGCACGCGGTGAAGGACGACTCGAAGTCCGCCGCGTACGACGTCAAGGACACCGCGCAGCAGGCCCGCGAACAGGCCCGGTACTGA